From Nitrososphaerota archaeon, a single genomic window includes:
- the cca gene encoding CCA tRNA nucleotidyltransferase: MTDLHSVLEGAASGVNPSPAVQRRITSLADSLLRKTRKAAARYSETRGVVLGGSFAKGTWLPKYVDLDIFVKVDPSTPESRFEEVGLAVGSIATRGFPRGKKYAQHPYTEATIDSVRVNIVPCYAVNRGEWKSAADRSPYHVQLVKGLSQDKKTQIRLLKRFMKAIGVYGAEIQVQGFSGYVAEVLVLKHEDLEGVLSFFANFKPSGKERLFTLPDPVDERRDLAIAISPEKLGRMVLAAREFLSRPSTAFFRQMQGKDHPSMRKEVVALPFSHQELSEDTLWGELRKTTRHIVRHLEVSGFRIARSMAASDNARSSAILLIPEFFVLPELEQRVGPTVDRGKDVEAFLASNRKDAKL; this comes from the coding sequence TTGACCGACCTCCACAGCGTGCTCGAAGGCGCAGCCTCAGGGGTCAACCCTTCCCCAGCAGTCCAAAGGAGGATCACCTCTCTGGCCGATTCACTCCTGCGGAAGACGAGGAAGGCGGCGGCAAGGTACTCTGAAACTCGAGGAGTGGTCCTGGGGGGGTCCTTCGCGAAGGGGACCTGGCTTCCGAAGTACGTAGACCTCGACATCTTCGTCAAGGTCGACCCCTCCACGCCGGAGTCGCGCTTCGAAGAAGTGGGGCTCGCGGTCGGCTCAATCGCGACCAGGGGTTTCCCCCGCGGGAAGAAGTACGCCCAGCACCCGTACACCGAGGCGACCATCGACAGCGTCAGAGTCAACATCGTTCCCTGTTACGCTGTGAACAGGGGAGAGTGGAAGAGCGCTGCGGACAGGTCACCCTACCACGTGCAATTGGTAAAGGGCCTGTCCCAGGATAAGAAGACGCAGATCAGACTGCTCAAGAGGTTCATGAAGGCGATTGGGGTCTACGGCGCAGAGATTCAGGTCCAGGGTTTCAGCGGCTACGTCGCCGAAGTCCTGGTCTTGAAACATGAGGACCTGGAGGGAGTGCTGAGCTTCTTCGCGAACTTCAAGCCGAGCGGCAAGGAGCGGCTGTTCACCCTCCCTGACCCGGTGGACGAGCGGAGGGACCTGGCAATAGCGATCTCGCCGGAGAAGCTGGGGAGGATGGTCCTGGCGGCCAGAGAGTTTCTAAGTCGGCCCTCCACGGCCTTCTTCCGCCAGATGCAAGGAAAAGACCATCCGTCGATGCGCAAGGAAGTGGTTGCCCTCCCCTTCTCCCACCAGGAGCTGAGCGAGGACACACTCTGGGGAGAGCTAAGGAAGACGACGCGCCACATCGTAAGGCATCTGGAAGTCAGCGGCTTCCGAATCGCCAGGTCGATGGCCGCCTCCGACAATGCGAGGTCCAGCGCAATCCTGCTCATACCGGAGTTCTTCGTCCTCCCCGAACTAGAACAACGAGTGGGTCCGACCGTGGACAGGGGGAAGGACGTCGAAGCCTTTCTCGCCTCCAACAGGAAGGATGCCAAGCT
- the thpR gene encoding RNA 2',3'-cyclic phosphodiesterase: MRAFVALEIEEPRVLDALVAFQAELSRAGADLKLVERENLHFTVKFLGEISESQAREADARLKGLRLSSARVEVRGVGAFPSIERPNVVWVGVLGSQEGLVVQIAQSAIAALEAIGETDGRPFRAHATLARLRSRNESKELSALLSANSDRSFGSLALKQLKLKSSVLSSQGPTYSDVGVYPLT, encoded by the coding sequence TTGCGAGCCTTCGTAGCACTCGAGATCGAAGAGCCGAGGGTCCTCGACGCCCTCGTCGCTTTCCAGGCGGAACTTTCCCGGGCCGGGGCTGACCTGAAGCTCGTGGAAAGAGAGAACCTGCACTTCACAGTGAAGTTCCTGGGCGAAATATCCGAGAGCCAAGCCAGGGAGGCAGACGCCCGGCTCAAGGGCCTTCGCCTGAGCTCGGCCCGGGTCGAGGTCAGGGGGGTCGGCGCGTTCCCGAGCATCGAACGTCCCAACGTCGTCTGGGTCGGAGTCCTCGGGTCGCAGGAAGGCCTTGTGGTTCAAATCGCTCAATCGGCCATCGCGGCCCTCGAAGCCATCGGCGAGACCGACGGGAGGCCATTCAGGGCTCACGCGACCCTCGCGCGGCTCAGGTCAAGGAACGAATCGAAGGAATTGTCGGCCCTCCTAAGCGCGAACTCCGACCGCTCCTTCGGATCTCTAGCTTTGAAGCAATTGAAGCTCAAGTCGAGCGTCCTCTCGTCGCAGGGACCGACCTACTCGGATGTCGGGGTGTATCCACTGACTTGA
- a CDS encoding AAA family ATPase, translated as MYIVLITGMPGAGKSTAAQALVAKGWKRVVMGDVIREETRRRGLAPDSKNTGEVMKELRKERGETAVAELCLEAVRKMKADRVVVDGIRSMSEVVTFRKSADAILVVVHASPRRRFSLLKERGRSDDPLTQEMFQTRDQRELGVGLGNAIASADEMVSNERSTPERLAVEIVAVVDRWVTEVAA; from the coding sequence TTGTACATCGTTCTCATCACTGGCATGCCCGGCGCAGGCAAGTCGACCGCCGCCCAGGCACTGGTGGCGAAGGGATGGAAGCGCGTGGTCATGGGGGACGTCATCAGGGAGGAGACCAGGCGGAGAGGGCTTGCCCCCGACTCCAAGAATACAGGAGAGGTGATGAAGGAATTGAGGAAGGAGCGCGGTGAAACTGCCGTCGCAGAGCTCTGTCTGGAGGCCGTCAGGAAGATGAAGGCTGACAGGGTGGTCGTCGACGGCATAAGGTCCATGTCAGAGGTGGTGACCTTCAGGAAATCTGCTGATGCGATTCTCGTAGTAGTCCACGCTTCCCCTAGGCGCCGGTTCTCCCTTCTCAAAGAGAGGGGAAGGAGCGACGACCCGCTTACCCAAGAAATGTTCCAGACAAGGGACCAGAGGGAGCTGGGAGTGGGGTTGGGGAATGCGATCGCCTCCGCCGATGAGATGGTCTCGAACGAGCGCAGCACGCCGGAGAGGCTCGCCGTTGAGATCGTCGCAGTAGTCGACCGCTGGGTAACGGAAGTTGCAGCCTGA
- the rnz gene encoding ribonuclease Z, producing the protein MAKLTVTFLGTSSAAPTKGRGLPAIAIQREGDVILMDCGEGVQRQVLSRGIGLNKQTTILITHLHGDHVTGLLGLLQTMGLAQRTKPLTIVGPPPLLRWLKVTSELLHIGLTFPINFIPTKKGVVLRTKEFRVKATKATHSIEAYSYVVEELSRPGIFYPEKAKELGIPEGKLWSRLQRGRSVKVGGKIVDPSEVTGLPRPGRKVGYSGDTRPSARLARFFSGCDLLIFDSTFQGKDKEKAVERKHSTCLEAAELAKSARVRKLGLTHFSARYRNVAGLVKEARGVFPNTFAAADGMRVEVDYPSS; encoded by the coding sequence TTGGCGAAGCTCACCGTCACCTTTCTCGGCACGAGCTCGGCAGCCCCTACGAAGGGAAGAGGCCTCCCGGCCATCGCAATACAGCGCGAAGGAGACGTTATACTGATGGACTGCGGAGAAGGCGTGCAACGCCAGGTCCTAAGCCGGGGAATCGGGCTCAACAAGCAGACCACCATCCTGATCACGCACCTCCACGGCGACCACGTCACAGGCCTCCTGGGCCTACTTCAGACCATGGGTCTGGCCCAGCGGACCAAGCCGCTCACAATAGTCGGCCCCCCTCCCCTGCTCAGATGGCTCAAGGTGACCAGCGAGCTCCTTCATATCGGCCTCACCTTCCCCATCAATTTCATACCCACGAAGAAGGGGGTGGTGCTGCGAACCAAGGAATTCAGGGTGAAGGCCACCAAAGCAACCCATTCGATTGAGGCCTACTCCTACGTCGTAGAAGAGCTGAGCAGGCCCGGCATCTTCTATCCGGAGAAAGCGAAGGAGCTTGGCATACCCGAGGGAAAGCTTTGGTCGAGGCTCCAGAGGGGGAGGAGTGTCAAGGTCGGCGGGAAAATCGTGGACCCTTCAGAAGTGACCGGGCTTCCACGCCCTGGAAGGAAGGTTGGCTACTCAGGGGACACGCGGCCCTCGGCACGCCTCGCCCGCTTCTTCTCCGGATGCGACCTGCTGATCTTCGACTCGACCTTCCAGGGAAAGGACAAGGAAAAGGCTGTTGAGAGGAAGCACAGCACCTGCCTGGAGGCTGCCGAACTTGCGAAGTCTGCCCGGGTGCGGAAACTCGGACTCACCCATTTCAGTGCCCGCTATCGCAACGTTGCCGGCCTCGTGAAGGAGGCACGGGGCGTGTTTCCGAACACCTTCGCGGCCGCCGACGGCATGCGCGTCGAGGTTGACTATCCTTCTTCATAG
- a CDS encoding ribose-phosphate pyrophosphokinase: protein MVEKFVVAGPASVDLGIAVANKLGVGLLNAQFKVFPDGESKFTVDEKVSGKSVVLVQSTYPPVDQHLFQLLLAAHQLSQDGAKVTAVVPYLAYARQDKEFLPGEGVTLGVVAHLMRAAGVRRLVTVDMHSAEGLSLFSFPTYSVSAVPSLVGYARDHLDYRDPVVISPDFGGSKRTEAFAQLYGAKFIQLSKTRDRVSGEVTVKDAKLEVKGKEVIIVDDIISTGGTVCAAAETVLKQGAKKVAAVCTHGLFVGDAIQKLEKAGVKTIVGTNTVPGMFSAVDVSDAISSHLKTLEE from the coding sequence TTGGTCGAGAAATTCGTAGTCGCAGGGCCCGCTTCAGTCGACCTCGGGATAGCCGTGGCCAACAAGCTCGGGGTCGGCCTGCTTAACGCGCAGTTCAAGGTCTTCCCTGACGGCGAATCGAAGTTCACAGTGGATGAGAAGGTCTCCGGAAAGAGCGTGGTCCTCGTGCAGTCGACCTACCCACCCGTGGACCAGCATCTTTTCCAGCTTCTCCTCGCCGCGCACCAGCTCAGTCAGGACGGGGCAAAGGTGACGGCCGTGGTCCCCTACCTCGCCTACGCAAGACAGGACAAGGAGTTCCTTCCCGGCGAAGGCGTTACCCTCGGGGTCGTCGCCCACCTGATGCGGGCGGCTGGGGTTCGAAGGCTTGTGACCGTCGACATGCATTCTGCTGAAGGCCTCTCCCTGTTCTCGTTTCCGACCTACAGCGTGTCTGCGGTCCCCAGCCTCGTCGGGTACGCGAGGGACCATTTGGACTACCGCGACCCTGTCGTGATCTCGCCGGACTTCGGCGGGTCCAAGAGAACCGAGGCCTTCGCCCAGCTCTACGGTGCCAAGTTCATCCAGCTTTCCAAGACCCGGGACAGGGTCAGCGGAGAAGTCACAGTGAAAGACGCGAAGCTCGAAGTGAAGGGGAAGGAGGTGATAATCGTCGACGACATCATCAGCACCGGTGGGACCGTCTGCGCGGCAGCTGAAACCGTTCTCAAACAAGGTGCGAAGAAGGTGGCAGCCGTTTGCACCCACGGGCTCTTCGTGGGAGACGCCATCCAGAAGCTCGAGAAGGCCGGGGTGAAGACCATAGTCGGGACGAACACCGTTCCTGGAATGTTCAGCGCGGTCGATGTCTCCGACGCCATCTCCTCCCACCTCAAGACCCTTGAAGAGTAG
- a CDS encoding NUDIX hydrolase — protein MKQSRQYPSHPLVGAGAIVRRKDRVLLVKRKFQPNKGLWALPGGLVEVGESVQAAVLREVEEETGLTVRLEGLFDVGTDIHLDATSRPRYHYVLIDYVANPVKGRVRLNGESSAYGWYASADLKNLKMSKGTREVLQTYFGRHTPAKGSARRPKGMRSS, from the coding sequence ATGAAGCAAAGCCGGCAGTACCCATCTCACCCCCTGGTCGGCGCGGGGGCGATCGTCAGGCGGAAAGACCGCGTCCTGCTCGTCAAGCGCAAGTTCCAGCCGAACAAGGGGCTGTGGGCCCTTCCGGGGGGCCTGGTGGAGGTGGGGGAGAGCGTACAGGCTGCCGTCCTCAGGGAGGTCGAGGAAGAAACCGGACTCACCGTAAGGCTCGAAGGCCTCTTCGACGTCGGGACGGACATCCACCTCGACGCCACTTCCAGGCCCAGGTACCACTACGTGTTGATCGATTACGTAGCGAACCCGGTCAAGGGCCGAGTCCGATTGAACGGTGAGTCGTCCGCCTACGGGTGGTACGCATCTGCCGATTTGAAGAATCTCAAGATGAGCAAAGGAACCCGCGAGGTGCTCCAAACCTACTTCGGTCGCCACACGCCCGCAAAGGGCTCCGCTAGGCGCCCAAAGGGGATGCGCTCCTCCTAG
- a CDS encoding molybdopterin-binding protein, which translates to MVRAEMLNVGRELLIGRTLNTNALWAGKRLAAMGTMLSQITTVDDDVGEIAASVKACLARAPDFLIIVGGLGPTPDDMTLKGVATGLGRKLTLNRGALAMIRERYVERGLGDVEITPARRKMAVFPEGARPVRNRAGTAPGVRLEVGRTVVFSLPGVPAEMRTIFRRSVEPEVRAKLGRLHRGYVSLRLEGIMESALAPMIAAELRKHPGAYIKSHPKGIENGLSKIILDIAVVGPIEEEADEAAGRIAAAMRSEIEVAGAKVSAARGPVPGAGDDLRRT; encoded by the coding sequence ATGGTCAGGGCGGAGATGCTGAACGTAGGGAGAGAACTCCTGATCGGGAGAACCCTGAACACCAACGCCCTCTGGGCTGGTAAGCGGCTTGCCGCCATGGGCACGATGCTGAGCCAGATAACGACCGTGGACGATGATGTGGGGGAGATAGCCGCCTCGGTCAAAGCCTGCCTTGCGCGCGCCCCAGATTTCCTGATAATAGTGGGAGGACTGGGGCCCACGCCGGACGACATGACCTTGAAGGGGGTGGCTACTGGGTTGGGGAGGAAGCTGACGCTGAACCGAGGGGCGCTGGCCATGATAAGGGAGCGCTATGTGGAGCGCGGACTCGGCGACGTAGAAATCACGCCAGCGAGGAGGAAGATGGCAGTATTCCCGGAAGGGGCGCGGCCGGTGAGAAACCGTGCTGGGACTGCGCCTGGGGTGCGTCTGGAGGTGGGGAGGACCGTGGTCTTCTCGCTCCCAGGGGTCCCGGCGGAGATGAGGACCATCTTCAGGAGGTCCGTGGAACCTGAGGTCAGGGCGAAGCTCGGAAGGCTCCACAGGGGATACGTTTCACTCAGGCTGGAGGGAATCATGGAGTCTGCGTTGGCGCCAATGATCGCTGCCGAACTGAGGAAGCATCCTGGCGCCTACATCAAATCCCATCCGAAAGGCATAGAGAATGGCCTTTCGAAGATCATCCTTGACATTGCAGTGGTGGGCCCAATCGAGGAGGAGGCCGACGAGGCAGCGGGGAGGATAGCCGCGGCCATGCGCAGTGAAATCGAAGTGGCCGGGGCCAAGGTATCAGCTGCACGGGGTCCAGTTCCCGGAGCAGGAGATGACCTGAGACGGACATAA
- a CDS encoding ATP/GTP-binding protein — protein sequence MFVTGTAGAGKSLLTSALKRWYVGRGEQAIAVNLDPGVINLPYEPDVDVRLRVNLQDVMEDYGLGPNGALILAADLVATKLAELQEEIDSFNAEYVIIDTPGQTELFAFRESGEYIVKEFRADSKALLFLLDPLLATTPVNFLSLALLSASVGLRMNIPKISVLTKRDIARDGVKRITEWSRDTKAFQDALSGTKDSEQYSLYSELFKTLRSLAFGADLYPVSSVTLDGFVALVGELARFGRSGEEFTD from the coding sequence ATATTCGTCACTGGAACGGCCGGAGCGGGTAAGTCTCTACTCACTTCGGCGCTCAAGCGTTGGTACGTGGGCAGGGGCGAGCAGGCTATTGCAGTGAACCTCGACCCGGGGGTCATCAACCTGCCATACGAGCCTGACGTCGACGTCAGGCTGAGGGTCAACCTGCAGGACGTGATGGAGGACTACGGGCTCGGGCCCAACGGTGCCCTGATTCTGGCTGCGGACCTGGTGGCGACGAAGCTCGCGGAGCTCCAGGAGGAGATAGATTCATTCAATGCCGAGTATGTGATCATTGACACTCCCGGGCAGACTGAGCTCTTCGCCTTCCGGGAAAGCGGGGAGTACATCGTCAAGGAGTTCAGGGCGGACTCCAAGGCCCTGCTCTTCCTGCTTGACCCTTTGCTCGCGACCACTCCGGTCAACTTCCTTTCTCTGGCCCTTCTGTCGGCCTCGGTGGGGCTGCGGATGAACATCCCGAAGATCTCGGTCCTGACGAAGAGGGATATTGCCAGAGATGGAGTGAAGAGGATAACGGAGTGGAGCAGGGACACGAAGGCGTTCCAGGACGCCCTGTCAGGGACCAAGGACAGCGAACAGTACTCCCTGTACTCGGAGCTGTTCAAGACCCTCAGGTCGCTCGCGTTCGGGGCCGACCTGTACCCCGTCTCGTCGGTCACCCTCGACGGATTCGTGGCCCTGGTGGGGGAGCTTGCGAGGTTCGGCCGAAGCGGCGAAGAATTCACCGACTGA
- a CDS encoding alpha/beta hydrolase: protein MLEFTESAAPKDLVLIHGAGGNSIFWKRTAQFLSGEGRAFALNLPGHPSGDITCRSIAEYADAVHGFIAGAGLSRPFVCGHSMGSAISLELAIRNPDDVGGLILVGAGAKLGVDPAIVDGLRTDPMLTIEKTITPMSYFAIDLGLGREARAALSFSNLPVFLNDYLACDGFDIRDKLSRISGRTLLVCGEKDRMTPPRWTHYLAENIANSSAFIIREAGHMVPLERPESFASLLQGFLV, encoded by the coding sequence ATGCTGGAATTCACGGAATCCGCGGCCCCTAAAGACCTAGTCCTCATCCACGGGGCCGGAGGAAACAGCATCTTCTGGAAGCGGACCGCACAGTTCCTTTCAGGGGAGGGGCGGGCCTTCGCCCTGAACCTCCCAGGGCACCCGTCGGGAGACATAACCTGCAGGTCGATCGCGGAATACGCAGACGCCGTTCACGGGTTCATCGCCGGGGCAGGCCTGTCGAGGCCGTTCGTCTGCGGCCATTCGATGGGAAGCGCAATTTCCCTTGAGCTCGCGATAAGGAATCCCGATGACGTGGGCGGACTGATTCTGGTTGGCGCTGGGGCCAAGTTGGGGGTGGACCCTGCGATCGTCGATGGACTGCGGACTGACCCGATGCTGACAATTGAGAAGACGATTACTCCTATGAGCTACTTCGCGATCGACCTCGGGCTGGGAAGGGAGGCGAGAGCGGCCCTCTCGTTCAGCAACCTGCCCGTCTTCCTGAACGACTATCTGGCCTGCGACGGATTCGACATCAGGGACAAACTGTCGCGCATCTCAGGGAGGACCCTACTCGTCTGCGGGGAGAAGGACAGGATGACGCCCCCAAGGTGGACCCATTACCTGGCCGAGAACATCGCAAACTCGTCTGCTTTCATCATACGTGAGGCAGGACACATGGTCCCCCTGGAGAGGCCGGAAAGCTTCGCTAGCCTTCTTCAGGGCTTTCTAGTCTAG
- the prpB gene encoding methylisocitrate lyase has protein sequence MAASLRKSLSGKQVVVAPGVFAPAVAKLAERMGFKALYFSGAGFSNLLALPDLGITTLSEVTDAAHKIASQVRVPLIVDADTGFGEALNVARTVREMEAAGVAAIHIEDQVLPKRCGHLDGKELVDPDEMAKKVLSAKEAARAGLVIVARTDARTAEGLDAAIERARYYAKAGADMIFPEALEGRDEFAEFRRKVSLPLMANMTEFGKTPYMKVADFEELGYSLVIFPVTAFRAMMKAVRETFRELKSKGTQKGILGSLMTRAEFYDLIDYYEYETADKKASDAARRLRKARS, from the coding sequence ATGGCTGCGAGTCTGAGGAAGTCTCTCTCCGGAAAGCAAGTTGTCGTCGCCCCAGGCGTCTTCGCCCCCGCGGTTGCGAAACTGGCTGAAAGGATGGGTTTCAAAGCACTTTATTTCTCTGGGGCAGGATTCTCCAATCTGCTCGCGCTCCCCGACCTCGGCATCACCACTCTCTCCGAAGTGACGGACGCGGCCCATAAGATAGCGTCCCAGGTCAGGGTCCCCCTCATCGTGGACGCTGATACTGGATTCGGGGAAGCGCTCAACGTTGCAAGGACGGTCAGGGAAATGGAGGCGGCCGGTGTGGCGGCAATTCACATCGAGGACCAGGTGCTGCCGAAGAGGTGCGGGCATCTCGACGGAAAGGAATTGGTGGACCCGGACGAGATGGCCAAGAAGGTACTGTCGGCGAAGGAGGCAGCGAGGGCCGGGTTGGTCATTGTTGCGAGGACCGATGCAAGGACGGCGGAGGGCCTCGACGCTGCGATTGAACGAGCCAGGTATTATGCGAAGGCCGGAGCGGACATGATTTTCCCCGAGGCTCTAGAGGGAAGGGACGAGTTCGCCGAATTCAGGAGGAAGGTCTCGCTCCCCCTCATGGCAAACATGACGGAGTTTGGGAAGACCCCCTATATGAAGGTCGCAGACTTCGAGGAGCTGGGGTATAGCCTGGTCATTTTCCCAGTCACTGCCTTCCGGGCGATGATGAAGGCGGTCCGGGAAACCTTCCGAGAGCTGAAGTCGAAGGGGACGCAGAAGGGGATTCTCGGTTCGCTCATGACTCGCGCGGAGTTCTACGACCTGATTGACTACTACGAGTATGAGACTGCGGACAAGAAGGCCAGCGACGCGGCAAGGCGCCTGAGGAAGGCGCGAAGTTAA
- a CDS encoding citrate synthase (catalyzes the formation of citrate from acetyl-CoA and oxaloacetate): MSSGMKVPKGLAGVSVTETSISKSDADGSLVYRGYPISEITANARYEETAYLILNGSLPTRSQLEAFSSDLAEKMQVDGRVFGIMRDLGKGALPIDALRTATSALGSLDDQRSIGGQQASIEAKMAVLAANCHRVPNGERLVEPKKGLDFASNLLQMLTTKEASEYERWAFERVLMLYMEHDLNASSFTVRVVASTLADPYAAASAGLAALKGPLHGGANEVAMQMLLDVGEPEKAAKYVDRSLKEGKKVIGFGHRVYKKFDPRAVLCKEYLREILKRRGGDDKLFRVADSLEKEIWERKGIPPNLDYYAAPIFYLLGIEIPLYTPIFAASRVFGWMAHYNEQMAENKLIRPDATYVGPDDLKYVPLDERS; encoded by the coding sequence ATGTCCTCAGGGATGAAGGTTCCGAAGGGGCTCGCGGGCGTCTCAGTGACAGAAACTAGCATTTCCAAGAGCGATGCAGACGGGTCGCTGGTCTATCGCGGGTACCCCATCAGCGAAATAACGGCGAACGCAAGGTACGAAGAGACGGCCTACCTGATTCTGAACGGGTCGCTACCGACCAGGAGCCAGCTTGAGGCTTTCTCATCCGACCTCGCAGAGAAGATGCAGGTGGACGGGAGGGTCTTCGGGATAATGAGGGATCTCGGCAAGGGTGCCCTCCCCATCGACGCGCTGCGGACGGCAACGTCTGCGCTGGGGAGCCTTGACGACCAGCGCAGCATCGGGGGACAGCAGGCTTCGATCGAGGCGAAGATGGCTGTGCTGGCAGCGAACTGCCACCGGGTCCCAAACGGTGAGAGGCTAGTAGAACCGAAGAAAGGCCTGGACTTCGCCTCCAATCTGCTTCAGATGCTGACGACCAAGGAGGCTTCCGAGTACGAAAGGTGGGCCTTCGAGAGGGTGCTGATGCTCTACATGGAGCACGACCTGAACGCGTCGTCTTTCACTGTCAGAGTGGTTGCATCGACCCTGGCAGACCCCTACGCTGCGGCCTCGGCGGGCCTGGCTGCCCTCAAAGGACCACTCCACGGAGGTGCGAACGAGGTGGCGATGCAGATGCTCCTCGATGTCGGGGAGCCGGAAAAGGCGGCCAAGTACGTGGACAGGTCGTTGAAGGAGGGGAAGAAGGTGATCGGCTTCGGTCACAGAGTGTACAAGAAGTTTGACCCGAGGGCGGTGCTCTGCAAGGAGTACCTGCGCGAAATCCTCAAGCGGCGAGGAGGGGACGACAAGCTCTTCCGGGTCGCAGATTCCCTGGAGAAGGAGATCTGGGAGCGAAAGGGGATTCCCCCAAACCTCGATTATTATGCCGCACCGATATTCTACCTTCTGGGGATCGAGATCCCCCTGTACACGCCGATCTTCGCGGCGAGCAGGGTCTTCGGCTGGATGGCCCACTACAACGAGCAGATGGCTGAGAACAAGTTGATCAGGCCGGACGCGACCTACGTCGGGCCAGACGACCTGAAGTATGTCCCGCTGGACGAGCGGAGCTAG
- the meaB gene encoding methylmalonyl Co-A mutase-associated GTPase MeaB gives MELSKLAKQVKRGNRLALSKGITIVENDRKDAARLLSELETPGRAFVLGITGPPGTGKSSLVDRLIGTYRGKGLKVGVIAVDPTSPITGGALLGDRVRMVSHSDDEAVFIRSMASRGWSGGLSRAASQAIQLMDAAGFDVILLETVGIGQADIDVVGVSHAVLVVLMPGLGDDVQVSKAGLMEVGDVYVVNKSDLEGADLMVVSLLGLVRGLKSRSPAVVKVSALTGDGLDRLDTAVESIRSKFVQGDPELRLRSLRSMIIETARGNAMERLGRIPNATVEKLAREVLAGKFTVDQAAARIGG, from the coding sequence TTGGAACTCTCGAAGCTCGCGAAGCAGGTCAAGAGGGGGAACAGGCTGGCGCTCTCCAAGGGAATAACCATCGTAGAGAATGATCGGAAGGATGCAGCGAGACTCCTCTCGGAGCTAGAGACTCCGGGGAGGGCCTTCGTCCTCGGAATAACCGGTCCGCCAGGGACAGGGAAGAGCAGCCTCGTAGACAGACTCATCGGTACCTATCGGGGCAAAGGCCTCAAAGTCGGAGTCATCGCTGTGGACCCGACGAGCCCCATAACCGGGGGCGCCCTGCTGGGCGACAGGGTCAGGATGGTCTCCCACTCTGACGATGAGGCGGTCTTCATCAGGAGCATGGCGTCTCGCGGCTGGTCCGGGGGACTTTCTCGCGCGGCGTCCCAGGCGATCCAGTTGATGGATGCGGCGGGGTTCGATGTGATCCTTCTCGAGACAGTGGGCATCGGCCAGGCAGACATCGACGTGGTCGGGGTTTCCCACGCGGTCCTCGTAGTGCTCATGCCCGGACTGGGCGACGACGTCCAGGTATCAAAGGCGGGGCTGATGGAAGTAGGGGACGTCTACGTCGTGAACAAATCTGACCTCGAGGGCGCTGACCTGATGGTGGTCAGCCTCCTCGGGCTTGTCAGGGGGTTGAAATCACGCTCGCCCGCCGTCGTCAAGGTCTCGGCCCTGACCGGGGACGGCCTCGATAGGCTCGACACGGCAGTCGAGTCGATCCGGTCCAAGTTCGTCCAGGGGGACCCGGAGCTGAGGCTTCGAAGCCTCAGGAGCATGATAATCGAAACTGCGAGGGGGAACGCCATGGAGCGGCTCGGGCGCATCCCCAACGCCACGGTCGAGAAGCTCGCTCGTGAGGTCCTAGCAGGCAAGTTTACCGTGGACCAGGCCGCTGCCCGGATCGGCGGCTAG